The Blautia hydrogenotrophica DSM 10507 genome window below encodes:
- a CDS encoding DUF1292 domain-containing protein translates to MDLEKHSAACSASDCASCSSCSSCSSCEPQDAGGYNTVLLPMEDGREVPCAILTVFSVETNEYIALLPLEEDGKNHNGEVYLYKFSRTENGDPIMDNIEDDDEYTAAAEKFDEILTNARKAEMANAPLED, encoded by the coding sequence ATGGATTTAGAAAAACACTCAGCGGCCTGCTCTGCAAGCGACTGTGCTTCCTGCTCTTCTTGTTCCTCTTGCTCTTCTTGTGAACCTCAAGATGCCGGCGGATACAACACCGTCCTTTTGCCAATGGAGGACGGCCGGGAAGTGCCCTGTGCCATTCTGACTGTATTCAGTGTAGAGACCAATGAATATATCGCCCTTCTTCCTCTGGAAGAGGACGGCAAAAATCATAACGGAGAAGTCTACCTATATAAATTCTCCCGCACGGAGAACGGTGATCCAATCATGGACAACATCGAGGACGACGACGAATATACCGCTGCCGCTGAAAAATTTGATGAGATTCTCACAAATGCCAGAAAAGCAGAGATGGCCAACGCACCGTTGGAGGACTAA